A window of the Henckelia pumila isolate YLH828 chromosome 3, ASM3356847v2, whole genome shotgun sequence genome harbors these coding sequences:
- the LOC140886502 gene encoding multiple C2 domain and transmembrane region protein 7-like: MNNLKLAVEVVRAHSLMPKDGQGSSNAFVELHFDGQKFRTTIKEKDLDPFWNETFYFNVSDPNDLHNLSLEAYVYNSNKTNNSRSSLGKVRITGTSFVPYSDAVVFNYPLERGSIFSRAKGELGLKVYITDSSFLNNSVPPPEMASSSYSGLHSVNEELPSQKVEDVVPDLRSKRKKGTRHSFYDLPNSNNQQQLPPLVHTNNEMRFEPQAPQFVRTFSGLSSQPADFTLKETSPFLGGGQVVGGRVIRSDKQQSVYDLVEPMQFLFVRVVKARDLPRMDLTGSLDPYVEVRLGNYKGVTRHFEKNQNPEWNTVFTFSKERMQSSVLEVVVKDKDLVKDDFVGFIRFDLHEIPTRVPPDSPLAPEWYRLEDKKGEKMNGELMLAVWMGTQADEAFPDAWHSDAASPVDSSGPATHIRAKVYHSPRLWYVRVNVIEAQDLVVFEKNHFPNVQVKVQIGNQTLKTKPVQSQTMNALWNEEFMLVAAEPFDDHLIISVEDRVGPNKDEVLGKTFIPLSTVERRADDRMIRSRWFNLQKPNSTEIEDPKRDKFSSRIHLRICLDGGYHVLDESTHYSSDLRPTAKQLWKPPIGVLELGILNADALTPMKVRGGRGTSDTYCVAKYGQKWVRTRTIIDSLNPKYNEQYTWEVFDPATVITIGVFDNAQMGDRDSNGNRDMKIGKVRIRVSTLETGRVYTHSYPLLVLHPSGIKKMGELHLAIRFSCTSVVNMMSLYSRPLLPKMHYVRPLSVLQLDMLRLQAVSIVAARLSRAEPPLRKEVIEDMTDANAHMWSMRRSKANFFRLMSVFNGLFAMGRWCKEVCAWKNPITTVLVQVLYVMLICFPELILPTIFLYMFLIGLWNYRYRPRYPPHMNTKLSFADAVHPDELDEEFDSFPTTRGSELVRMRYDRLRSVAGRIQMVVGDIASQGERVQALLSWRDPRATVIFMAFCIAIAVILYAVPFQLLIILAGLYTMRHPKFRHKLPPPPVNFFRRLPARTDSML, encoded by the coding sequence ATGAACAATCTCAAGCTAGCCGTGGAAGTAGTTCGAGCCCACAGTCTCATGCCCAAAGATGGTCAAGGCTCATCCAATGCATTCGTGGAGCTTCACTTTGATGGTCAGAAATTCCGAACCACCATCAAAGAAAAGGATCTCGATCCATTTTGGAACGAGACGTTCTATTTCAACGTATCTGATCCAAATGATCTGCATAACCTCTCACTCGAGGCTTATGTATACAACAGCAACAAAACCAATAATTCCAGATCGTCTCTTGGGAAGGTCAGAATAACTGGTACATCATTTGTTCCTTATTCTGATGCAGTCGTTTTTAACTACCCACTAGAAAGAGGAAGCATTTTCTCGCGTGCTAAAGGGGAGCTTGGCTTGAAAGTTTACATAACCGATAGTTCGTTTTTGAATAACTCAGTCCCTCCTCCTGAGATGGCTTCATCTTCTTATTCGGGTTTGCATTCTGTCAATGAAGAGCTGCCTTCTCAAAAAGTGGAAGATGTCGTCCCGGATTTACGGTCTAAACGCAAAAAGGGGACAAGACACTCATTTTATGATCTTCCAAACTCAAACAACCAGCAGCAACTGCCCCCTCTCGTGCACACAAATAATGAAATGAGGTTTGAACCACAGGCACCACAGTTTGTTCGAACGTTTTCGGGTTTATCTTCACAACCTGCCGACTTTACGCTGAAAGAAACGAGCCCTTTTCTTGGAGGAGGGCAAGTTGTTGGGGGACGAGTCATACGTTCGGATAAGCAGCAGAGTGTTTATGATCTAGTTGAGCCTATGCAATTCCTCTTTGTACGGGTTGTCAAGGCTCGTGACCTTCCTAGAATGGATCTCACTGGGAGTCTTGATCCTTATGTTGAAGTGAGACTTGGAAACTACAAAGGAGTCACAAGGCACTTTGAGAAAAACCAGAATCCAGAGTGGAACACAGTGTTTACCTTTTCAAAAGAGAGAATGCAGTCATCTGTATTGGAAGTTGTGGTTAAAGATAAGGATTTGGTGAAAGATgattttgttggatttattCGATTTGATCTCCATGAGATTCCCACGAGAGTTCCACCAGATAGTCCTTTGGCTCCAGAATGGTACCGTCTTGAAGATAAGAAGGGTGAGAAAATGAATGGGGAACTGATGCTTGCTGTTTGGATGGGCACGCAGGCTGATGAGGCTTTTCCAGATGCTTGGCACTCAGATGCAGCTAGTCCAGTCGATAGCTCGGGTCCTGCAACGCACATCCGTGCAAAAGTCTACCACTCCCCTAGGTTGTGGTATGTACGGGTGAACGTGATCGAGGCACAAGACTTGGTTGTGTTTGAAAAAAACCATTTTCCAAATGTTCAAGTTAAGGTGCAGATTGGGAACCAAACCTTGAAGACAAAGCCAGTCCAATCCCAAACTATGAATGCTTTATGGAATGAAGAATTCATGTTAGTTGCTGCCGAACCCTTTGATGATCATCTGATCATTTCAGTCGAAGATCGTGTTGGTCCAAACAAAGATGAGGTTCTTGGTAAGACTTTCATACCCCTGTCAACAGTTGAACGACGTGCAGATGATCGAATGATTCGCTCCCGTTGGTTTAACCTTCAGAAACCAAATTCAACTGAAATTGAGGACCCGAAAAGAGATAAATTTTCTAGTAGGATTCATCTTCGAATCTGCCTTGATGGAGGTTATCATGTTCTTGACGAATCTACACATTATAGCAGTGATCTCCGACCAACAGCAAAACAACTGTGGAAGCCGCCAATTGGTGTCTTAGAGCTAGGTATTCTGAATGCCGATGCCCTCACTCCAATGAAAGTGAGAGGTGGGCGAGGTACATCTGATACATATTGTGTTGCCAAGTATGGTCAGAAATGGGTCCGAACCAGGACAATCATTGACAGCTTAAATCCAAAGTACAACGAGCAGTACACTTGGGAAGTTTTTGATCCAGCCACTGTGATTACAATAGGCGTCTTTGACAATGCTCAAATGGGTGACAGGGACTCGAATGGTAATCGAGACATGAAGATTGGGAAAGTTAGAATTCGAGTCTCCACCCTTGAAACTGGCAGAGTTTACACTCATTCTTACCCCTTACTAGTACTCCACCCTTCTGGTATAAAGAAGATGGGAGAACTACACTTGGCAATCCGATTTTCATGCACATCAGTGGTAAACATGATGAGTTTGTATTCAAGACCCCTCTTGCCAAAAATGCACTATGTTAGGCCATTAAGCGTGCTGCAGCTTGACATGCTACGTCTGCAAGCTGTCAGTATAGTCGCCGCACGGCTTAGTAGAGCTGAACCTCCTCTCAGAAAAGAAGTTATTGAGGACATGACTGATGCAAATGCACATATGTGGAGCATGAGGCGTAGTAAAGCAAATTTTTTCCGCCTCATGTCGGTTTTCAACGGGCTTTTCGCTATGGGGAGATGGTGTAAAGAAGTTTGTGCGTGGAAGAaccctataacaacagttttagtCCAAGTTCTCTATGTGATGCTCATCTGCTTCCCTGAACTGATTCTTCCCACAATATTTCTCTACATGTTCCTCATTGGGCTCTGGAACTACCGGTACCGACCTAGATATCCTCCTCACATGAACACAAAACTATCATTCGCTGATGCAGTGCACCCCGACGAGCTTGACGAAGAATTCGACTCATTCCCCACAACACGAGGCTCAGAGCTTGTGAGAATGAGGTATGATCGATTACGAAGTGTGGCAGGTCGTATCCAAATGGTTGTGGGTGATATAGCCTCACAAGGGGAGAGGGTTCAAGCACTGCTAAGTTGGCGAGATCCACGAGCAACTGTAATATTCATGGCGTTCTGTATAGCTATCGCCGTCATTTTGTATGCTGTGCCTTTCCAGTTACTGATCATCTTGGCTGGATTGTATACCATGAGGCATCCCAAGTTCCGTCACAAGCTGCCACCACCTCCAGTGAACTTTTTCCGGCGGCTTCCGGCCAGGACTGATAGCATGTTGTGA
- the LOC140891660 gene encoding large ribosomal subunit protein eL36y-like → MAPKQPNSGLFVGLNKGHIVTKKELAPRPSDRKGKTSKRVHFARNLIREVAGFAPYEKRITELLKVGKDKRALKVAKRKLGTHKRAKRKREEMASALRKMRAAGGGEKKK, encoded by the exons ATGGCTCCCAAACAGCCTAATTCAGGACTCTTTGTGGGTTTGAACAAAGGGCATATAGTGACCAAGAAAGAGCTGGCACCTCGCCCTTCTGATAGAAAAGGG AAAACCAGTAAAAGAGTGCATTTTGCTAGAAATCTCATTAGGGAAGTTGCTGGTTTTGCTCCCTATGAGAAGCGAATCACCGAGCTTCTCAAAGTTGGGAAAGACAAGCGGGCGCTGAAAGTGGCTAAGAGAAAGTTGGGCACCCACAAGAGGGCAAAGAGGAAGAGAGAAGAGATGGCATCTGCACTCCGGAAGATGAG GGCTGCTGGAGGCGGTGAGAAGAAGAAATAG
- the LOC140890157 gene encoding beta-amylase 7-like isoform X1 encodes MPLTHGKYAEMQRFAASEEDDDEMGMDVKEEDEDDDDDDDEEKNMGTPTVVGVDVGIVSTSGNKRFMQHHLYQDQPTPQGGGSRRCRPQEEKERTKLRERQRRAITAKILAGLRRHGNYNLRVRADINDVIAALAREAGWVVLPDGTTFPSRSQVARPTAAPSATVTSSSTHMPVQHTSPPSLRGMPPDHQNTSNHNASHMKGVFCPTSTPYDVSPVDGSQTSAMIGDGGEMQNDPLLGGPINTVDNRQVVDIPTKLQEHDFAGTPHVPVYVMLPLGVINMKCELVDPDGLVKQLKLLKSINVDGVMVDCWWGVVEAHAPQEYNWNGYKRLFQIVQELKMKLQVLMSFHECGGNVGDDVCIPLPNWVAEVGRSNPDIFFTDRLGRRNTECLSWGVDKERVLRGRTAVEVYFDFMRSFRVEFDEFFEHGIMSMIVIGLGPCGELRYPSTPVKHGWRYPGIGEFQCYDQYLLKSLRKAAELRGHSFWARGPDNTGFYNSRPQETGFFCDGGDYDGYYGRFFLRWYSQVLVDHCDRVLSLAKLAFEGTCIATKLSGIHWWYKTASHAAELTAGFYNSCNHDGYVSVMAMLKRHGATLCFASSEIGMYDNHVNFSEALADPEGLAWQVLNGAWDGCIPVASENSLSCHNREGYNYLLDKAKPISDPDGRHFSSFTYLRLSQVLFEPQKFIEFERFVKRMHGEAALEYQI; translated from the exons ATGCCATTAACACATGGCAAATATG CGGAGATGCAGAGATTTGCAGCTAgcgaagaagatgacgatgaaATGGGAATGGATGTGAAagaggaagatgaagatgacgacgacgacgatgatgaagAGAAGAACATGGGTACACCCACAGTGGTCGGTGTTGATGTGGGCATTGTATCTACGAGTGGTAACAAAAGGTTCATGCAGCATCATCTATATCAAGATCAACCAACTCCTCAGGGAGGAGGGTCTCGGAGATGTAGGCCACAGGAAGAGAAAGAGAGAACAAAGCTTCGAGAGCGACAACGTAGAGCAATCACAGCAAAAATTTTGGCTGGGCTTCGAAGACATGGGAACTACAATCTAAGAGTTAGAGCTGACATTAATGATGTCATAGCTGCTTTAGCACGAGAAGCTGGTTGGGTCGTTCTTCCTGATGGAACCACCTTCCCTTCCAGGTCACAG GTGGCAAGACCTACCGCTGCGCCAAGCGCCACAGTGACTTCATCTTCGACACATATGCCTGTGCAACATACTTCACCTCCTTCTTTGAGAGGCATGCCCCCTGACCATCAAAACACATCCAATCATAATGCATCTCACATGAAAGGAGTTTTTTGCCCCACTTCAACTCCTTACGATGTATCCCCAGTTGACGGATCCCAAACTTCAGCCATGATTGGAGATGGAGGAGAGATGCAGAATGATCCTCTCCTTGGAGGTCCCATCAATACAGTTGACAACAGGCAG GTTGTCGACATACCCACAAAATTACAGGAGCATGATTTTGCTGGTACTCCCCATGTTCCAGTTTATGTCATGCTGCCA CTGGGTGTCATCAATATGAAGTGCGAGCTTGTTGATCCGGATGGTCTGGTGAAGCAACTTAAACTCTTGAAATCGATAAATGTGGATGGTGTTATGGTGGATTGTTGGTGGGGTGTAGTCGAAGCTCATGCACCCCAAGAATATAACTGGAATGGCTACAAGAGGTTGTTTCAAATTGTACAAGAGCTGAAAATGAAGTTACAA GTTCTGATGTCTTTTCATGAATGTGGAGGGAATGTTGGGGATGATGTTTGTATCCCATTGCCTAACTGGGTGGCTGAAGTTGGTCGAAGCAATCCAGACATATTTTTCACCGACAGATTGGGAAGGCGAAACACCGAGTGTCTGTCTTGGGGTGTGGATAAGGAAAGAGTATTGAGAGGACGAACGGCTGTAGAG GTCTACTTTGATTTTATGAGAAGCTTTCGGGTTGAGTTTGATGAGTTTTTTGAGCATGGTATCATGTCTATGATAGTAATCGGACTTGGTCCATGTGGAGAACTGAGATACCCTTCTACTCCAGTGAAGCATGGTTGGAGATATCCTGGTATTGGCGAATTTCAG TGCTATGATCAGTATTTGTTGAAAAGCTTGCGGAAAGCAGCTGAACTAAGAGGACACTCTTTTTGGGCACGAGGGCCTGATAATACCGGTTTCTATAATTCACGGCCTCAGGAAACAGGCTTTTTCTGTGATGGTGGAGATTATGATGGCTATTATGGCAGGTTTTTCCTTAGATGGTACTCTCAGGTTTTAGTTGACCATTGTGATCGAGTGCTTTCTCTGGCCAAATTAGCTTTTGAAGGAACCTGCATTGCGACAAAG CTATCAGGTATTCATTGGTGGTACAAGACTGCTAGTCATGCTGCTGAATTAACTGCTGGATTCTATAATTCATGCAATCATGATGGCTATGTTTCTGTGATGGCAATGCTAAAGAGGCATGGGGCCACTCTGTGCTTTGCATCTTCTGAAATTGGCATGTATGATAATCATGTGAATTTCTCCGAAGCTTTGGCCGATCCTGAGGGTTTGGCTTGGCAA GTGTTGAACGGTGCCTGGGATGGCTGCATACCAGTTGCCAGTGAGAATTCTCTTTCCTGCCATAACAGGGAAGGCTATAACTATTTATTGGATAAGGCAAAGCCCATCAGTGATCCAGATGGGAGGCATTTTTCTTCTTTTACTTATCTGAGGCTCAGTCAAGTTCTTTTCGAGCCACAGAAATTCATTGAATTCGAACGATTTGTCAAGAGGATGCACG GAGAAGCCGCCCTCGAATATCAGATATAG
- the LOC140888652 gene encoding F-box/kelch-repeat protein SKIP4 — MEPPSVGEKLDSRSESSSGSEPSALIPGLPDGIVVSCLARVPRMYHPLLKRVSKGWKELLCSKEWVSYRLKHHVAETWIYALCMNKFEELCIYMLDPNHLKRGWKCVQGLPSCFLKRKGVGLEVLGTKLFLFGGCGWVEDATCEVCFYDALTNMWSSAVCLSTPRSYFAHEVLNGKIFAIGGLGSKLGHTNSWDSYDPHTNCWSPRIDPNFIPDVKDSLVSDGKIYVKCGSSSILSHAYAIVYEPFNETWNRADADLVSGWCGPAVVMDIDYYRLHKSEWIAVRHISYRVRPPCRLVAVDKKMFVIGKGLSTVMLDVRDIYRVDRVLVSSSVPGLITVNDVISCKSLAI, encoded by the exons ATGGAACCACCTTCAGTTGGTGAGAAGTTAGATAGCAGGAGTGAGAGTTCCAGTGGATCAGAGCCATCAGCTTTAATTCCTGGACTTCCAGATGGCATTGTTGTTTCCTGCTTGGCAAGAGTTCCTCGGATGTACCATCCGCTTCTCAAACGTGTTTCAAAGGGATGGAAAGAGTTGCTATGCAGCAAAGAGTGGGTTTCTTATAGACTCAAACATCATGTAGCTGAGACGTGGATATATGCTTTGTGCATGAACAAGTTTGAGGAGCTTTGCATTTACATGTTGGATCCAAACCATTTGAAAAGAGGTTGGAAGTGCGTACAAGGGCTTCCAAGTTGCTTCTTGAAGAGGAAAGGTGTGGGGTTAGAAGTGTTGGGTACAAAACTCTTCCTGTTTGGAGGCTGTGGTTGGGTTGAAGATGCCACTTGTGAGGTCTGTTTTTATGATGCTCTGACGAATATGTGGAGTTCAGCTGTTTGTTTATCCACTCCAAG GAGCTATTTTGCTCATGAAGTTTTGAATGGAAAAATCTTTGCCATTGGAGGGCTTGGATCAAAATTAGGTCATACAAATTCTTGGGATTCTTATGATCCCCACACAAATTGTTGGAGTCCTCGTATAGACCCAAATTTTATTCCAGATGTTAAAGATTCTCTCGTCTCAGATGGGAAGATTTATGTAAAATGTGGTTCTTCAAGCATATTGTCTCATGCATATGCCATTGTGTACGAACCATTCAATGAAACTTGGAACCGTGCTGATGCCGATTTGGTCTCTGGCTGGTGTGGTCCTGCAGTTGTtatggatattgattat TATCGTCTTCACAAATCTGAATGGATAGCTGTtcgtcacatctcatacagagt ccGGCCACCCTGTCGACTTGTGGCCGTTGATAAGAAAATGTTTGTTATCGGGAAGGGACTGAGTACAGTGATGTTGGATGTTCGAGATATTTATCGTGTGGATCGCGTTTTGGTGAGTTCTTCTGTTCCAGGTTTGATCACCGTGAACGACGTTATTAGCTGCAAATCTCTAGCTATTTGA
- the LOC140893337 gene encoding uncharacterized protein yields the protein MSIRARNDGESEEEDEVSKLKKEVERMAEKVLDYRTSLPNQLTSTLASLLSSQRPIVPDPEVGMVTGSDSEVGVSQGAARPVESGSMALLVREDQEEEEKIHLLKQKISTNASKMQIVMQRMKEYMVRIDKLELPNDVIHPAFKRKRTS from the exons ATGTCGATACGAGCACGAAACGACGGTGAATCGGAGGAAGAAGATGAGGTGTCGAAGCTGAAGAAAGAAGTGGAGCGAATGGCGGAGAAGGTGCTGGACTACAGAACCTCACTTCCCAATCAACTCACCTCAACTCTTGCTTCTCTTCTTTCATCTCAACGACCCATTGTACCCGACCCGGAAGTTGGAATGGTTACTGGGTCGGATTCGGAAGTTGGGGTTAGCCAGG GTGCGGCGAGACCTGTCGAGTCAGGGAGCATGGCCTTGTTAGTCAGAGAGGAtcaggaagaagaagagaaaataCACCTACTTAAGCAAAAGATTTCAACTAATGCCTCTAAAATGCAAATTGTCATGCAGAGGATGAAAGAATATATGGTGAGGATCGATAAATTGGAGTTGCCCAATGACGTTATCCATCCTGCCTTTAAAAGGAAAAGGACTAGTTGA
- the LOC140890157 gene encoding beta-amylase 7-like isoform X2 produces MQRFAASEEDDDEMGMDVKEEDEDDDDDDDEEKNMGTPTVVGVDVGIVSTSGNKRFMQHHLYQDQPTPQGGGSRRCRPQEEKERTKLRERQRRAITAKILAGLRRHGNYNLRVRADINDVIAALAREAGWVVLPDGTTFPSRSQVARPTAAPSATVTSSSTHMPVQHTSPPSLRGMPPDHQNTSNHNASHMKGVFCPTSTPYDVSPVDGSQTSAMIGDGGEMQNDPLLGGPINTVDNRQVVDIPTKLQEHDFAGTPHVPVYVMLPLGVINMKCELVDPDGLVKQLKLLKSINVDGVMVDCWWGVVEAHAPQEYNWNGYKRLFQIVQELKMKLQVLMSFHECGGNVGDDVCIPLPNWVAEVGRSNPDIFFTDRLGRRNTECLSWGVDKERVLRGRTAVEVYFDFMRSFRVEFDEFFEHGIMSMIVIGLGPCGELRYPSTPVKHGWRYPGIGEFQCYDQYLLKSLRKAAELRGHSFWARGPDNTGFYNSRPQETGFFCDGGDYDGYYGRFFLRWYSQVLVDHCDRVLSLAKLAFEGTCIATKLSGIHWWYKTASHAAELTAGFYNSCNHDGYVSVMAMLKRHGATLCFASSEIGMYDNHVNFSEALADPEGLAWQVLNGAWDGCIPVASENSLSCHNREGYNYLLDKAKPISDPDGRHFSSFTYLRLSQVLFEPQKFIEFERFVKRMHGEAALEYQI; encoded by the exons ATGCAGAGATTTGCAGCTAgcgaagaagatgacgatgaaATGGGAATGGATGTGAAagaggaagatgaagatgacgacgacgacgatgatgaagAGAAGAACATGGGTACACCCACAGTGGTCGGTGTTGATGTGGGCATTGTATCTACGAGTGGTAACAAAAGGTTCATGCAGCATCATCTATATCAAGATCAACCAACTCCTCAGGGAGGAGGGTCTCGGAGATGTAGGCCACAGGAAGAGAAAGAGAGAACAAAGCTTCGAGAGCGACAACGTAGAGCAATCACAGCAAAAATTTTGGCTGGGCTTCGAAGACATGGGAACTACAATCTAAGAGTTAGAGCTGACATTAATGATGTCATAGCTGCTTTAGCACGAGAAGCTGGTTGGGTCGTTCTTCCTGATGGAACCACCTTCCCTTCCAGGTCACAG GTGGCAAGACCTACCGCTGCGCCAAGCGCCACAGTGACTTCATCTTCGACACATATGCCTGTGCAACATACTTCACCTCCTTCTTTGAGAGGCATGCCCCCTGACCATCAAAACACATCCAATCATAATGCATCTCACATGAAAGGAGTTTTTTGCCCCACTTCAACTCCTTACGATGTATCCCCAGTTGACGGATCCCAAACTTCAGCCATGATTGGAGATGGAGGAGAGATGCAGAATGATCCTCTCCTTGGAGGTCCCATCAATACAGTTGACAACAGGCAG GTTGTCGACATACCCACAAAATTACAGGAGCATGATTTTGCTGGTACTCCCCATGTTCCAGTTTATGTCATGCTGCCA CTGGGTGTCATCAATATGAAGTGCGAGCTTGTTGATCCGGATGGTCTGGTGAAGCAACTTAAACTCTTGAAATCGATAAATGTGGATGGTGTTATGGTGGATTGTTGGTGGGGTGTAGTCGAAGCTCATGCACCCCAAGAATATAACTGGAATGGCTACAAGAGGTTGTTTCAAATTGTACAAGAGCTGAAAATGAAGTTACAA GTTCTGATGTCTTTTCATGAATGTGGAGGGAATGTTGGGGATGATGTTTGTATCCCATTGCCTAACTGGGTGGCTGAAGTTGGTCGAAGCAATCCAGACATATTTTTCACCGACAGATTGGGAAGGCGAAACACCGAGTGTCTGTCTTGGGGTGTGGATAAGGAAAGAGTATTGAGAGGACGAACGGCTGTAGAG GTCTACTTTGATTTTATGAGAAGCTTTCGGGTTGAGTTTGATGAGTTTTTTGAGCATGGTATCATGTCTATGATAGTAATCGGACTTGGTCCATGTGGAGAACTGAGATACCCTTCTACTCCAGTGAAGCATGGTTGGAGATATCCTGGTATTGGCGAATTTCAG TGCTATGATCAGTATTTGTTGAAAAGCTTGCGGAAAGCAGCTGAACTAAGAGGACACTCTTTTTGGGCACGAGGGCCTGATAATACCGGTTTCTATAATTCACGGCCTCAGGAAACAGGCTTTTTCTGTGATGGTGGAGATTATGATGGCTATTATGGCAGGTTTTTCCTTAGATGGTACTCTCAGGTTTTAGTTGACCATTGTGATCGAGTGCTTTCTCTGGCCAAATTAGCTTTTGAAGGAACCTGCATTGCGACAAAG CTATCAGGTATTCATTGGTGGTACAAGACTGCTAGTCATGCTGCTGAATTAACTGCTGGATTCTATAATTCATGCAATCATGATGGCTATGTTTCTGTGATGGCAATGCTAAAGAGGCATGGGGCCACTCTGTGCTTTGCATCTTCTGAAATTGGCATGTATGATAATCATGTGAATTTCTCCGAAGCTTTGGCCGATCCTGAGGGTTTGGCTTGGCAA GTGTTGAACGGTGCCTGGGATGGCTGCATACCAGTTGCCAGTGAGAATTCTCTTTCCTGCCATAACAGGGAAGGCTATAACTATTTATTGGATAAGGCAAAGCCCATCAGTGATCCAGATGGGAGGCATTTTTCTTCTTTTACTTATCTGAGGCTCAGTCAAGTTCTTTTCGAGCCACAGAAATTCATTGAATTCGAACGATTTGTCAAGAGGATGCACG GAGAAGCCGCCCTCGAATATCAGATATAG
- the LOC140891450 gene encoding voltage-dependent chloride channel 1, chloroplastic-like: MRNPARPHVSPSCSSTHLNPRTLLRFRNPPSPIHSKKPRRLPLLFLCSSQPSGNSNSPSDQDSTLFSMLKAIPDWADGIKERGMVQRRALYDHEKWVQHRSSSRHVRHFLSSLSSRVILSLVPPVIVFTSFAVIIASYNTAVSMGWLPESFPILRAPPLPYQLTAPALALLLVFRTEASYSRFEEGKKAWTKVLAGTNDLARQVIASVSSPSNALLKKAILQYIMAFPVALKCHITYESDINKDLRNLLDTDDLAMVLSSNHRPRCIIELISQSLQLLEIEESKRQCLETKLSCFHEGIEICELLVGIPIPLSYTRLTSRFLVLWHFTLPIILWDDCHWIIVPATFISAASLFCIEEVGVLIEEPFPMLALDELCHMANRNIKDVMRNEELIKDRLKAKKTMRCNKQVQNGCATSEGRQPG, encoded by the exons ATGAGAAACCCTGCTCGACCCCATGTTTCACCTTCTTGTTCTTCTACTCATTTGAATCCCAGAACCCTCCTCAGATTTCGCAACCCCCCTTCTCCAATCCACTCCAAGAAACCACGTAGACTTCCCCTTCTATTTCTCTGTTCATCACAGCCTTCGGGAAACTCCAACTCTCCTTCAGATCAAGATTCGACCCTTTTCTCCATGCTCAAAGCTATACCCGATTGGGCTGATGGTATAAAAGAGCGAGGCATGGTGCAGAGAAGAGCCTTGTATGACCATGAAAAATGGGTTCAGCACAGAAGCTCTTCAAGACATGTGAGGCATTTCTTGTCTAGTTTAAGTTCGCGGGTGATCTTGTCATTGGTTCCGCCGGTTATCGTGTTTACGTCTTTTGCGGTGATTATAGCTTCCTATAATACTGCAGTTTCTATGGGATGGCTGCCGGAAAGTTTCCCCATTTTGAGGGCCCCTCCTTTGCCTTATCAGTTGACTGCCCCGGCTCTTGCTCTGCTGCTGGTTTTCAGAACCGAAGCCTCGTATTCGAGGTTTGAGGAAGGGAAGAAGGCTTGGACTAAGGTTCTTGCGGGGACAAATGACCTTGCCAGGCAAGTGATTGCAAGTGTGTCGAGCCCGAGTAATGCGCTGTTAAAGAAGGCAATTTTGCAGTACATTATGGCATTCCCAGTTGCTCTTAAG TGCCATATCACCTATGAATCTGATATCAACAAAGATCTTCGAAATTTACTTGACACTGATGATTTAGCCATGGTTCTCAGTTCAAATCATCGTCCTCGGTGCATCATCGAGCTTATCTCTCAAAGCCTTCAGTTGCTAGAAATTGAGGAGTCAAAGCGCCAGTGTTTG GAAACAAAACTTTCTTGTTTTCATGAAGGCATCGAGATTTGCGAACTGCTGGTTGGTATACCGATTCCTCTCTCATACACAAGATTAACCTCAAGATTTCTAGTCCTCTGGCATTTTACACTTCCCATTATACTTTGGGATGATTGTCACTGGATCATTGTGCCTGCTACTTTTATCAGTGCCGCCTCTTTATTTTGCATCGAGGAG GTAGGTGTTCTTATAGAAGAACCCTTTCCAATGCTTGCTCTAGATGAGCTCTGTCATATGGCAAATAGAAACATCAAGGATGTTATGAGAAACGAGGAGTTGATCAAGGATCGCTTAAAGGCGAAGAAAACAATGCGTTGTAACAAGCAGGTTCAAAATGGATGTGCTACCTCGGAAGGCAGACAACCTGGTTAA